The Terriglobus roseus sequence GGGAACGAAAAGCCTCCACACTACTGACGCGCCACGCTGAGACATTACTTTGCGAGTCAAAGAAACCCTGCGCTAGACTGGTGCGCACCTCAGGGAGACCCCTTTCGTCATGCTCAATCGCCGTGACTTCGCCCGTCTTGCCGCTGCCACCGCCGCCGCTGCCACGCTTCCCTCCTCGCTGCTCGCACAGGCAGCGCCGCCGAAGAAGATCCGCTACGCTGCGATCGGGCTTGGCCGCATTTCGCTGCAGCACTTCATGCCGGGGACGAAGGCCAGCCAGTACGGCGTGATCACGGGACTTGTCAGCGGCCATCCTGAGAAGGCGCACAAGTATGCCGCGGAGTATGGCGTGCCCGAAGGCAACATCTACACTTACGAAAACTTCGACACCATCAAAAACAACCCCGACATCGATGCGGTGTATATCGGCCTGCCTAACAACATGCATGCGGAGTACACGATCCGTGCCGCGCAGGCGGGCAAGCATGTGCTGTGTGAGAAACCCATGGCGAATACGCCCAAAGACTGCGAGGCCATGATTGCAGCCTGCAAAAAGGCGAACCGCAAGCTGATGATTGCCTACCGCTGCCAGCTGCAATCGACCTGGCTGCAGGCAAAGCAGATGATCCACAACGGCGTCATTGGCAAAGTACAAGCCATCGAAAGCGCCAACGGCTTCAACATTGCCCCGGGTGAGTGGCGCAGCGATGCGAAGTTTGCGGGTGGCGGACCGTTGATGGACGTAGGCATCTATTCCCTCAACGGGTGCCGTTTCCTGCTGGGCGAGGAGCCGAAGGAGATCTCCGCCTACATGTACACGGACCCGCAGGATCCCCGCTTCAAGGGCGTCGAGGAGACTTTGGGCTGGACGATGAAGTTTCCGTCCGGAGTCATTGCCATCTGCAACACCACGTATGGCGCCAATATGGAAGGATTTACCCGCGTCCACGGGAGCAAAGGGACGCTGGAAATCTTTGGCTTCGGCTACGAAGGCATCCACATGACCGTGACACACAACCTGCCCAGCGGTCCCGGTCGCGCGGAAGAAACGCAGGTCGACAGTAGCAAGGATCCTGCGCAGTTCGTCGTGGAAAGCGACTATTTCTCCCGCTGCATTCTCGACAACAAGGAACCCGGTCCAAACGGCGAAGAGGGCCTGCGCGACCTGCAGCACATTGCGAATATCTATGCTGCAGCACGCCGATCCGCCTAAAGAACTGCTCTCGAACTTCGGGCATGGTCGTTTTACCGCTTTACTGCGAAAAATTGTCTTATTCTGACCTCGCCACGTGGGCGGGTATTCTAGCGTTGAGCTTTTCGTGTGGTTGCAGGCAGTATTGCGCCTGCTGTCATGACTCAGATGGAATGCGCTAGCCGGAGTATGTCGGCAGGGATTGGAAGCGGTTTGGCCTCAGTACAGAAAGTCGCGGAGCCGATGATGCCGGCCGCCACACACGGTGGGTCGCCCTTGGAACTGCGTCTCCGAGAATTCGCCGACGAAACCGAAGCCAGCCTCGCCAGCCTGTTGCAGGGCGATGGCCCGCCGGAGCTGAGCCGGGCCGAGCACTATGCTCTCTTCGGCAGCGCAAAGCGCTTCCGGCCGTTTCTTGCCGCAGCCTGTTTCGATCTGCTGGAGCTACCTGCCGAACAGGCGAAGACCGTCGGTGCCGCGGCAGAGATGGCGCACGCCGCCTCGCTGGTCTTTGATGACCTGCCCTGCATGGACGCCTCCGAGATTCGCCGGGCAGCGCCGTCCCTCTACCGCGCTACGGACGAGGCGACCGCCGTTCTCGCAGGACTATCACTGGTCCTGCGGGCCGTACAGCTTCTGACTTCACCGGCATCGGGCATCGATGCGGAACTCCGGGCACAACTGGCCATGAGATTTGCCGAAAGCTGCGGCGCGGCCGGCCTTGCGGGCGGACAGTTTCTCGACCTCGCCGGTGCCGTGACGAGCAACGCCCAGAAGACAGCGCCGCTGATGGGTTTCTGTTGCGAGGCTGCCGCCATCTGCGCCGGGAAATCGCCTGTGATCGTAGAGCAGTTCCGTGACTTTGGCGAAGCCCTGGGCCGACTCTACCAGCACCGCGACGACGAGCTGGACGACGACGGCACGGGCGAGCCTTCCGCCAAGCAGGTGGAATACGAGCGCACGCAGCATCTGCTGGCGCTACTGCCGAAGCCTGCGCCGGGGTCTGAACTCGGCGCGCTACTGCCCGCAATGGTGGATTGGGTCGCGGGCCGGGCAGCCTGAACGCTGCCCGGCGATCTTTTATCCCTTGATCACTGCCTTTACCGTGGGCGGCGCCGCGATTGCATCCTTGATGGCGGCGTTCGAGGCCATGGCATCGAGCAACAGGTGCACGATCTTCTCATCGGTCGTCGCGGCATCCTTGATCTCAACCGGGAACAGGACGGCGTACTGCAGGCCGTTCTCCGCCAGTTGCAGCCGCGGCTCGATGTGCGGTGCCTCCAGAGCGGTGTCCATCCATGTCTCCACCGTGTGGTGCTGTTTTTCGATCAACGCGCGATAGCTGTCATACGTGGTTTGCACCGCATGCAGGACAGCTTCGGTCGCCGGGCGGTAGTCCGTATCGGGTTTCAGTCGAACCGTAAGCTCATGCCAGGCGTATTCCGTGCCCGGCATCTGCTTGTAGAGCGGGGTTCCGCTCTGGAACAGGATGGAGTTCGCAAAGACCGCAACACGACCCGTTGGATGCAGCTCAGTGCCCGTCCCCGTCAGCTCCATCATGTAGAAGCGAACCAGGCCAACCTCCACTACGTCGCCCGTCACGCCCGCTACCGAGATCCGGTCGCCAACGCGCACGCCATACCGTCCGATGATGAAGAAGTACGCCGCAACTGACAGCAGGATGGTCTGCAGACCGACGGCGATACCTGCCGTAATGAATCCGGCAAAGGTGGCCAGCGAACTGAACTGCGTTACGAAGCCGAAGATGACAATCAGACCACCGAGGAAGCCAAGCACGGCTCGACGAATGAGCATGATCTGCCGCCGGCGTCGCAGGTCGCTGATGTACTTCACCGTCAGCCGCTTCCACACATAACTCGCGATGAAGAGCGCCAGCAGCGCCAGTGCGATGGTAAGCACACGCAATAGCAGTGACCGCAATACGGTGCTGTACTCCGCGTTCACGGCGGCACGCCAGCTCTGGAGATTGCTGCGCGTCTGTTCCAGCATCACCATCTCCTGGCTGAGCGGGATGACTGCAGTGGAGAGCACACGGAAGGTTGTAGCCAGTGTGTCGTAGCGCTTGCGGGTAGCCGCAAGGGTCTGTGCGTCGGACGCCGTTGCATCCGGAGCGGCCTGCATAGCCGCATCGCCCTGCGCGATGGTGGACTTGAGCAGGTTCACCACCGGCTCACGCATGCTGCTGGCCTGCTTGGTGAGCGCGTCGACCTCCCTGGTCATGTCGTCGATACTCGTGCGAGCGGCCAGCAACTGGAACAGGTTGACCGCCTGCGTGGAAACGCCACTGTCGCGTTCCGCGGCGAGGCTTTCAATGGGTGGCGGAGCCAGCGGCTTGTTCGCAGCGGCGCTGGAGAGTTCCGGAGCCGCGCGCAGCAGCCGCTGAATGTCGCCGGCAAGGCCGGTGCTGGTCTGTGCCTGGGCCATCGAAGCGACCTTGCCCAGGGCTTCCAGCATCGCCTTCTGCAGCTCTAACTGTCCCTCAATCTGCTCGTCTTTCTGACGGAGCGCGGGCAGTTCTTTCGCCTTGGCGGTCTGAATCTGCTTGTCCAGAGCCGCGTCCTGGGCGGTCAGGTCCGCCAGCCGCGCCTGCGTGGTGGCGCGGAATGCCGCAATTCGCTGCGCCTGCGTTGGCGCCGGCGGTTCATCGCCCGCTGGTGCGTTATCGCTGCCGGAATTGGGAGACGGCGCGACCGCACCGCCGGACAGCTTCGCCAGCAATGCAGCTTCGTTGCCCGCGGCCTGAAAGGCAAGTTGCGCAATCTGGGTCGACTGCTGCCTTAACTGCTCGCTGTACAGCACATCGCTCGGCTCGCCGATCTTCTGAATCTGCGCGGCGGCGCCCCGGTAGAAACGCAGGACGTCGTTGAGGTGATCCAGGATCTCTTTGCTGCGCGCGCTTACGTCTATCCCGGCATTGTCCAGCTTCGGCAGGGCTGCGATCTGCTGTGGCAGCGTCAGCGCGGCCGGTGCGGACGCTGCCGACTTCGCCGGTGCTGTCGGAGCGGCGGCCGTCGTGGTTGCTGCTCCACTTGCAGCGGGAACCGAAACGGTCGGCGCAGTGTGGCTCGCCTCAGTGGATGCAGCTGTACCGGCCGCCGGCGGGGACGCAGGCGCCTGCGTGGCCGCCATGGTCACACGGGGCAGGCTGAGCGCGGCGGGAAAACACAGCAGTGCAGCAACTAAGCCGGCACGCTTGACGAAGACGGATGACGCAATGCCCATCCCATAAGGATAGACGCCCTGCCGCCGTCGCATAAAAGGGGCCACCCAACAACGGCGTCTGCTCCGCGCGGTATCCTGAATCGATGCTTGCAAAGTGGTATGCGGACTGGATGATCCGCTGGGAGACCGAGTTAACGACGCGCGACACCAATCGCGTGGTGCGTCCACTCGAGTGGGGTTTCGACTGGCTGGCGGACTTCAGCCCGCTCGCCGCCGAATCGCGCGAGGACAGCCCGGATGCATTGAGCCGCATGGTCGCCATCAACCAGGACATTGTGGCCAGGGGCGAAGAGTTTTACGGCTACACCACGCCAACCGACTTCCGGCTGGAAGAGCGCCATCCCGAACTCTTTCCGACCAACGTACGGCCGGAGACGCTGGCACAGGCGCAGCAGGTGCGCGACGACGCCGCCAGCGGCAAGCTGAATCCGGCACGGTTCCTGCGTTTCACCTCGCCCGTGCGGACGAAGTATCCGGAAAACGACATCGTCAACGCGCGCTGGTACCCGGAGACTCCACACAAGGACCCGAAGCGCAAGAAGCAGGCCATCATCGTGATGCCGCAATGGAATGCGGACGCCTTTAGCCACAACGCACTCTGCAGCATCTACAACAAGTTCGGCGTGGCCGCCCTGCGGCTCTCGAAGCCGTACCACGATATCCGCCGCCCGGCCGAGCTGGAACGCAGCGACTACGCCGTCAGCAGCAATGTGGGCCGCACCATCGCCGCCTGCCGCCAGGCCGTCCACGACATCCGCGCCTGCGTCGACTGGCTGCAGTCGCAGGGCTATGAGCAGTTCGGCGTCATGGGCACGTCACTCGGCAGTTGCTACGCCTTCATGGCCGCGGCGTTCGATCCGCGCCTGCAGGTCTGCGCGTTCAACCACGCGTCGACCAACTTTGGAGACGTCCTGTGGCAGGGCCAGAGCACACGCCACGTGCAGGCTGCCTTTGAGCGCGCCGGCATCACGCAGGATCAGGTGCGTGCCATCTTTATGGCCAACAGCCCCAGCAGTGTGATGGATCGCTTCGCTGCCGATAAGACACGGCAATCGCTGGTGATCTACGCGCCATGGGACCTCACCTTTCCGCGAGCGTTGTCGCTGGACGTGCTGGCGAACTTCAAGGCGCGCGGCGTGAACTTTGAGAGCCGCATTCTGCCCTGCGGCCACTACACCACGGGCGAATCGCCCTTCAAGTTCATCGACGGCTGGTACCTCGGCTCGTTCATTCACCGTGCCTACAAGAAGATGCGAGAGCGTGCCATATGAGAAGCGTTCCTCAGGGGCTAAAGCCCAATTTTTTGCCCGGGATCTTCGGCACAGCTAGAGCTATGCCCTTCCGAACAACGGGCGCCGTTGCAGCAGCCGCGATGCTCTGCATCCTGGCACTCACTGGCTGCAAGACCATACCGCCACCCAAGCCGCTGGACCAACTCACCGCGCAGGAACAGGCTGGCCATGCAGCGTTCGTCACCAATTGCGGCGCCTGTCACTATGACCGCGAGAATGGATCGCTGCACGGGCCTTCGCTGCTTGGCACCTACAAGAAGGACTATCTGCCCAGCGGCGCGCCCGCAAACGACGACCGCATTACACATACCATCCTGTTCGGCCGCGGCAACATGCCCGCGCTCGGTTCGCAGGTGGGTAAAGACGACATCGCCGACATCCTCGCCTATCTGAAAACGCTGTAGAACCGGGTGCCATGTCTTGCTTCGTCGCACTCCGATACGATGGAGAAGCCTATGAGTGACGAGATCAAGCGCATCAAGCTGCCGCCCGGTTCCATACCGCCGCAGAAGACGTTCGAGGGCCCACGCATGCTGCCGGGTATGGCAATGATCGCCATCTTCATGCTCTTCATTGCGCTGGCAAATTCCATCAACGTGATCGCGCATCGCTCCACAACGCGGCCCAGCGCCACCTACGCGATCCTCTTCGTCTCAACGATGATCGTTCTCGGAGTCTTCGGCTTTCTGCGCCTGCGCCGCTGGGGATGGGCGCTGCTGCTGGGCGGCTGCTTCTTCTACTCGCTTGGTAACGTCGTGCTCTTCGCACAGACACATCTGCCCGGCTACCTGCTGCCCGCTGCCTTCAGCATGGTCTTCTTCCTCTACCTTGTCCGCACAGAGATTCGCGAACGCGTCCACTAGGAACGCTTCGGCGACCACATACCACCCTGCTTATAAGCGAGGTTTGCGATATGCCCCGCATTCGCGCAAGCAACACCAGCCTCGACCGGAGCATTCGGCTCCTTGCGTGACCGCATGCAGTCGAAGAAGTTTTGCATGTGATCCACCGTGCCGTCCTGGAAGCTGTCCGCCTTCAGCACGGGGTTCTGCTCTTTTCGTACGCGTTCGCGATAGACATTCATGCCACTGCGCGTCAGCTTCAGCGTCGCGTCGAAGCCGCGGAACTCCAGCCCGCCGTCATCAATCGACGAGTTGAGCGACCCTTCATAGACCACGTCAAAGCTGGGATAACGGAGCGCAGCCTGCTGCGTGTCCGGGCATTCCCACTTCTGCTGCACAAACTTGTCGCCCAGCATGAAGGCGGTCGTGGGCTCGTTCTCCTTCATCGCCCAGTGCGCCACATCGATCCAGTGCGCAAACAGGTCGGTCATCGCGCCGCTGCCAAAACTCCAGTACCAGCGCCACCGGTTGTACTTCTCCGTGTCGAACGGCTGATCCGGCGCGCCGCCCAGCCACATCTTCCAGTCCAGCTTCGATGTGTCGATGTTCTCGGGAATCCACGTGGTGTTGTAGTTCTGCCACCAGTAGGTGCGGATCTGCGTCACGCGACCGATCGCGCCGCTCTGGACCAGATTCACCGCGTCGCGAAAATGCTCCCAGCTCCGCTGTTGCATGCCGCACTGCAGGATCTGCTTGCTGGACCGCACCGCCTTCTTCAGAGTCACGCCCTCTTCCAGCGTGTGGTTGACCGGCTTCTCCAGGTACACATCCTTGCCCGCGGCCAGCGCTGCAACCGCAGCGCGCACATGCCAGTGATCCGGCGTTGCGATCAGCACGGCATCAATGGACTTGTTGTCCAGCACCTCATGAAAGTCGTTGTGAAGCGTGGCATTCGTGGCGCTGGGACGCGTCTTCACCTGCTCGCGATGCGGCTCATAGACGTCGCTGACGGCAGCAATCTCAAAGTTGAAGCCTGTTCGCTCCGCCGCGCCCGCCAGCGAACGCATCCGGCTCCCCGCACCGATAATGCCGAGGCGAAGTCGATCATTCGCTCCAAAGGCCGAGCGTGAAGCGAGAGCAGACATGCCCGTGGCAAGCAGAAAGGTGCGGCGGTTTGGCCTCATGGGCATCGTCTCCTCAGACAGGGTGAATGATTGCAATTTCTTGGTGGGCGAATCAGATCACGATTCTTATGCCGGGGACAAGCTGCCGACGACTGTGCCCTGATGAAAGAGCATCTGCCAGTTCTCTTCGGAGCGAATCCAAAGCGAAGAACGCAGAGACCTTCGCCCGTTTACGGTCACCCGATAGGTAAGCAGGGCCGACATGGCATTGATCTCTGCGCAACGAACATCGCTCATTTGGTATACCCGCTCTGCAGTCGATGCCAACTCTGCGAGGATCGACTCGCGGGTCCAGACTGTGCCTGATGCTCCGAACTCCACAAAGTCGGGCGCCAGCAGTCGCTCCATGCATTCGCGTGGGCACTCCGGACCAAGCCGAAGCAGCCGCGCCTCCAGTTCCTGCAGCTCTTCGCACAAGCTCATGCAGCCGAGCATAGAATAGAAAGCGTGACACCCGCCGCCGCAGCCGAGTTAATCCAGATCGATCTGTCGCCTCGTAAGCCGGAGCGCAAGCCCGAGTGGCTGAAGGCGCGCGCCCCCATGGGCGAGACCTTTCACGCACTGAAGGCGCTCACCCGCGAACTGGGTCTACATACCGTCTGCGAGAGCGCGCACTGCCCCAACATCGGCGAGTGCTGGAACCACAAGACCGCGACGTTCATGATGCTGGGCAACAGCTGCACCCGCCGCTGCGGCTTCTGCGCGGTACCTAGCGGCAAGCCTGACCCGATCGACTTCGATGAGCCGCGCCGCGTCGCCTATGCCGTCGCAAAGCTCGGCCTGCAGCACGCCGTGATCACCAGCGTGAATCGCGACGACGACAATACCGGCGCCGCCCGCGCCTTCGTGGAAGTCATCCGCGAGATCCGCGCACAGGCGCCCGGCTGCCAGGTGGAAGTGCTGACCCCCGACTTCCAGGGCACGGAGGAGGCCATCCGCCTCGTCGTCGCCGCGAAGCCCGAGATCCTGAACCACAACATTGAGACCGTGCCGCGGCTCTACCGCGTCGCCAAGTCCGGCGGCCGCTATGAGCGCTCCATCGGCTACCTGAAGCTGGCGAAGGACCTGAACCCGAACCAGGTGACCAAGACCGGCATCATCGTCGGCATGGGCGAAGAGACGCACGAACTGCTCGACGTCTTCCGCGATCTCGCCGCCATCAAGGTCGACATCCTCACCATCGGCCAGTACTTGCGCCCATCGAAGGATCACATCCCGATGAAGCGCTACTACACGCCGGAAGAGTTCGAGTTCCTGAAGATCGAAGCGCTGCGCATGGGCTTTCGCCATGTGGAGAGCGGCCCGCTCGTCCGCAGCAGCTATCACGCGCACGAACAGGCGCAGTCGACCGGCCTGCGGTAAGTCATGCGCGCGAACCGAATCGCGAGCAAATGGAATCACTTCATACAGCAATACACGCGGCGAGCGCAACGAGGCCAAGAGCCCAATGACCGTGGTTATGATCGCAAGGTTGAACAGACCTTGCGTCGTATGAAGCCTGAAGCCGTCGACGAATTGCTGAACGGTGATGTGGGCGATATAACTTCAGACGAAACCAAGCTGGAGCCATTCTGGAATGACGTTGACCGCTAAGACACTCCTTATATTTGCGTTGACGCTGCCCGCCTACGCCCAGCGCGAGGTCGCGCCCACCGACTTCGTCCAGCCCACAGCGAAGGACATCGTCATCGGCGGCAACGACCTGTCGAAGGACGTGACCTGTACCAACGGCAACTCTGTCTACGTGGAAGGCCAGCACAACGAGGTGCAGGTGCACGGCTCCTGCGGCAGCGTTCGCGTCCAGGGCAATCGCAACTTTGTGTGGGTGGATCACTTCACCACCGTGCCCGTCGAGGGCAACGACAACACCGTCTTCGTCAGTGACATCAAGACCCAGTACAGCAGCCGCGGCGAGGGCAATCGCTTCGAGAAATCGAAACATTAGAATCGCCGGAGGTACGATAAAGTACCTCCAGAGGTATCGCCATGCCGTCTAGAATCAAGCTTTCCGAAGACATCCAGCCGATGACCACCTTCCGGAACAACTCCGCGGAGATGCTGCGCCAGATGAAGAAGAACAAGCGTGCCGTCGTGTTGACTGTGAGTGGCAGGCCGCAGGCAGTAATCCAAACCGTAGAAGACTATGAGCGACTGCTCGACCTTGCATCCGAAGCCAGCGAAGAGGAAGGACTGCGGCAAGCGCTTGACGACCTGAAGAATGGACGCACCCGACCAGCAGAGGAAGTCTTCAAGGAGATACGTCAGCGCCATGGCTTTTCCGATAAAACTGACTCGGCGCGCCGAGCGTGATCTAGCCCACATTGCGAATTATGTTGATGTGCAATTGCACCTGGCTGCGAGCGACTGGTTTGTAGGCCTGACGGATACGATCCTTAGCCTGCGGCATCTCCCCAAACGGGGCTCTCTCGTGGCGGGAAAATCAGGTCGACGGCAGCTCTTCTACGGATCGAAACCGCACGTGTACAAGGTCATCTATGTGGTGAATGACGCGGCAGGAAAGGTGACGATCCTGCAGGTGCGCCATGGCGCGCGCCGCCCCATCCGATAGAATCGACAAGTCGCGCAAACGCGCTTGAGGGAAGCACTAATGGCATCACAGATGGCAAACATCCCCGCCCTGAAGGACCTGCAGGGCCAACTGACGGCACGCATGACGAAGGCCGTCGAGGACTTCCGGACGAACCTGATGGCAGTGCGCACGGGCCGCGCCAGCGTGCACATGCTGGACAACATCCGCGTGGACTACTACGGCAGCGAGATGCCCATCAACCAGCTGGCACAGCTCTCCGCGCCGGAGCCGCAGCAGATCGTCGTGCAGCCCTTCGACATCGGCGTTGTCGGCCTGATCGAAAAGGCCATCCGCACCAGCGGCCAGGGCTTCAACCCCATGCACGACGGCAAGACCATCCGCGTGCCCATTCCGCCGATGACGGAAGAGCGCCGCAAGGAAGCCGTCAAGCAGTTGGCTGGCATCCTGGAAGATCACAAGACGGCCATCCGCAACATCCGCCGCGACGGCAACGACACCATCAAGAAGGCGACCAAGGACAAGCTCATCAGCGCCGACGACGAGAAGCGCGCGCAGGAAGAGACACAGGCCATGACCGACGCCCAGATCAAGACGCTCGACGACATGTTCAAAGTGAAGGAAAAGGAACTCCTCACCGTCTGAGTGCTTCGCACCGTTCTCGACGCTTCGCGTGTACTTGCAACGATTGGAATTGGAGAAGCCCGGCCTCGCGCCGGGCTTTTGCATTAGTGCTCAAACGAAGGCTAGAACAGCCGCTCGGCGCGCCGTAGATTCCCTGCCGTGCCGATGTTTGCAAGCGAAAAGTTGAAGCGATACGCGTTCTCGTTGCGCACGCTGCCAAGTTCGTACTTGCGATACTCCGCGCTGAAGCCGCAGCAGTTCCAGTTGTAGCTGAACTGACCAGTGGCGTACTGCACCTGGCTCAGCTTGAGGTCCAGCCCCACGTTGCCTGCGATACTCAGGCCCGGTTTTGCGGGGTTGCCGTAGCCCATCAGGACGCGCAACTGGCTGAAGTCAGAGATGAGGGATGTAGCGGTCGTACCGCTACCCGTATCTGAGGTGAATCGTCCTGGTGCGTACAGCCGCGCATGGCTCAGGCCCGCGAAAAAACCGTTCTGGTGGACTTCAACAAAGACGTTGCTCTGCCGCATCGCGTTGGCCTTCAGGTCGTAGTTCATATCCCACTCGATGTCGATGTGGTCGGTCGCGCTCAGCTTCATCTGGCTCACGATCGGCGACGCGCTGCGGCGATCGGTGAGGAAGGCCACTCCGGAGAGATCCAGCGTGCTATCGAGCACATTGCGCCGGTTCAGAACGAGGATGCCGGAGGGGTTAGCGAGAGAGATGTAGCCTCCGAAGCTTTCATCGAAGTAGTGCCGCTGCAACAGCTTCCAACGGATGGTTTCGCGCGTTCCACCGCAGGTTCCGTCGGTCTCCGCCGGAGTCTCGCCCGTCTCACAGGCGCGTGTTTTGGTCGGCCGTAGAAAGAGCCGCTGCGTGAAGCCGTATTCCAGCTCGTTCTTGTTGGCGACGACGTCCGCATCGTCAAAGCGAAGCGTGCGGGAAAAGTCATCGACGCCGCTAGCATAGCGATAGTGCAGCTCGGGTTCGATGGTGTGTTTCGCCTCGCGCCCCAGCAGTTTGCCGAAGCTGCCCGTTTCAAACGTGCGCTCCAAAACTGGCATACGCACTTCCATCTCCGCCTCAGTCACCAGGCGATTCAGACCCGCGCCGCTCTCGGTGGGCGTGGGCCCCGGCAGCGGGGACGTGATGCGAGAGTGCGTGTAGTACGTGTCGCGTATGCCGACGGTTGGCCGGAAGTGAAAGCCCGCCAGCGCGAATGGCAGAGACAGCTTTGGATGCAGATCGACCCGGTTGGTAAAGTCCGACGCGAAACCAGTCTGCGCCACCGGCGTTCCCTGCGTGCGCTTCAGAGCCGCGTACTGCGCTGTTGCGCTCCAGACGAACGGCGTATTGGCGACATGCCGTTCCATCACCTCGCCCTGCAGCATGGGCGCGTGGAAGATGCGGATCTGCTCGCCTGTGCTGACGATTTTCAGGCCCTGGTAACGATCGACTTCGCCCGACGCAACGTAGCCGTTGCGTGCGTGCGTTCCATACGCATACGACGTAATGTCCGACGACACCGCCTGGTTAAAGTTGTCGGTGAAGGCCTCGCGATAGATGTAACTGCTCAGGTACTCGACGTTGGCAGCGACACGCGTGTGCTGCCCGATATCCCTTCGCCCACTGAAGGTGGCATCTTCACCGCCCTGGTTTACGTAGGTATTCGCGGTGGTCGTGGTGCCGTTGGCGTTGGTGGTCGTCACGTTCTGGTAGAAACCGCGGTCCAGCAGGCCAGAGTAGTGACTTTGGATGAAGTCCAGTCCCCGTCCACGCATTCGGAAGGTCGCCGACTGCTCCCAGCCACGCCGCGAGTAGTATTGCGCACCCACCGTCAGCTCCGACGATCGCCCCATGGCGAAGTAAATCTGCTCGCCGATCACGATTCCCTTGGAGGAAGAATTGCCGATCACCGGGATCAGAAAGCCGCTCTGCCGCTCTCCCTCCGCAGTGGGGTGTGTTGCGTAGGGCAAAAAGAAGACGGGTACGTTCAGCAGGCGGAAGATCGTCTTCGTTGCGCGCGCCTCACCGTCATGCACGCTGAAGTGAGCCGATGCCAACTGCCAGTCGGGCTTGGGCAATTGGCAGCTGGTGACTGTGCCGTCGTAGATATCGAATTCCGCCGGACCGTTCTTGACTACCATGCGTCCGGTAAAGAGGAATGGATTCGCCGTGGTGTAGACGTTACTCAACTGCGACGTATTCCCCATCACGCCGCCCATCGCCTGGTTCCCCGGGGATGCCGTGGCGTGCGATACCATGCGCACACCGACGGATCCGCTCACATCATAAAATTTGCCGGTCTCTG is a genomic window containing:
- a CDS encoding Gfo/Idh/MocA family protein, with the protein product MLNRRDFARLAAATAAAATLPSSLLAQAAPPKKIRYAAIGLGRISLQHFMPGTKASQYGVITGLVSGHPEKAHKYAAEYGVPEGNIYTYENFDTIKNNPDIDAVYIGLPNNMHAEYTIRAAQAGKHVLCEKPMANTPKDCEAMIAACKKANRKLMIAYRCQLQSTWLQAKQMIHNGVIGKVQAIESANGFNIAPGEWRSDAKFAGGGPLMDVGIYSLNGCRFLLGEEPKEISAYMYTDPQDPRFKGVEETLGWTMKFPSGVIAICNTTYGANMEGFTRVHGSKGTLEIFGFGYEGIHMTVTHNLPSGPGRAEETQVDSSKDPAQFVVESDYFSRCILDNKEPGPNGEEGLRDLQHIANIYAAARRSA
- a CDS encoding polyprenyl synthetase family protein; the encoded protein is MASVQKVAEPMMPAATHGGSPLELRLREFADETEASLASLLQGDGPPELSRAEHYALFGSAKRFRPFLAAACFDLLELPAEQAKTVGAAAEMAHAASLVFDDLPCMDASEIRRAAPSLYRATDEATAVLAGLSLVLRAVQLLTSPASGIDAELRAQLAMRFAESCGAAGLAGGQFLDLAGAVTSNAQKTAPLMGFCCEAAAICAGKSPVIVEQFRDFGEALGRLYQHRDDELDDDGTGEPSAKQVEYERTQHLLALLPKPAPGSELGALLPAMVDWVAGRAA
- a CDS encoding mechanosensitive ion channel family protein translates to MGIASSVFVKRAGLVAALLCFPAALSLPRVTMAATQAPASPPAAGTAASTEASHTAPTVSVPAASGAATTTAAAPTAPAKSAASAPAALTLPQQIAALPKLDNAGIDVSARSKEILDHLNDVLRFYRGAAAQIQKIGEPSDVLYSEQLRQQSTQIAQLAFQAAGNEAALLAKLSGGAVAPSPNSGSDNAPAGDEPPAPTQAQRIAAFRATTQARLADLTAQDAALDKQIQTAKAKELPALRQKDEQIEGQLELQKAMLEALGKVASMAQAQTSTGLAGDIQRLLRAAPELSSAAANKPLAPPPIESLAAERDSGVSTQAVNLFQLLAARTSIDDMTREVDALTKQASSMREPVVNLLKSTIAQGDAAMQAAPDATASDAQTLAATRKRYDTLATTFRVLSTAVIPLSQEMVMLEQTRSNLQSWRAAVNAEYSTVLRSLLLRVLTIALALLALFIASYVWKRLTVKYISDLRRRRQIMLIRRAVLGFLGGLIVIFGFVTQFSSLATFAGFITAGIAVGLQTILLSVAAYFFIIGRYGVRVGDRISVAGVTGDVVEVGLVRFYMMELTGTGTELHPTGRVAVFANSILFQSGTPLYKQMPGTEYAWHELTVRLKPDTDYRPATEAVLHAVQTTYDSYRALIEKQHHTVETWMDTALEAPHIEPRLQLAENGLQYAVLFPVEIKDAATTDEKIVHLLLDAMASNAAIKDAIAAPPTVKAVIKG
- a CDS encoding alpha/beta hydrolase family protein; translated protein: MLAKWYADWMIRWETELTTRDTNRVVRPLEWGFDWLADFSPLAAESREDSPDALSRMVAINQDIVARGEEFYGYTTPTDFRLEERHPELFPTNVRPETLAQAQQVRDDAASGKLNPARFLRFTSPVRTKYPENDIVNARWYPETPHKDPKRKKQAIIVMPQWNADAFSHNALCSIYNKFGVAALRLSKPYHDIRRPAELERSDYAVSSNVGRTIAACRQAVHDIRACVDWLQSQGYEQFGVMGTSLGSCYAFMAAAFDPRLQVCAFNHASTNFGDVLWQGQSTRHVQAAFERAGITQDQVRAIFMANSPSSVMDRFAADKTRQSLVIYAPWDLTFPRALSLDVLANFKARGVNFESRILPCGHYTTGESPFKFIDGWYLGSFIHRAYKKMRERAI
- a CDS encoding c-type cytochrome, which gives rise to MPFRTTGAVAAAAMLCILALTGCKTIPPPKPLDQLTAQEQAGHAAFVTNCGACHYDRENGSLHGPSLLGTYKKDYLPSGAPANDDRITHTILFGRGNMPALGSQVGKDDIADILAYLKTL
- a CDS encoding Gfo/Idh/MocA family protein, translated to MRPNRRTFLLATGMSALASRSAFGANDRLRLGIIGAGSRMRSLAGAAERTGFNFEIAAVSDVYEPHREQVKTRPSATNATLHNDFHEVLDNKSIDAVLIATPDHWHVRAAVAALAAGKDVYLEKPVNHTLEEGVTLKKAVRSSKQILQCGMQQRSWEHFRDAVNLVQSGAIGRVTQIRTYWWQNYNTTWIPENIDTSKLDWKMWLGGAPDQPFDTEKYNRWRWYWSFGSGAMTDLFAHWIDVAHWAMKENEPTTAFMLGDKFVQQKWECPDTQQAALRYPSFDVVYEGSLNSSIDDGGLEFRGFDATLKLTRSGMNVYRERVRKEQNPVLKADSFQDGTVDHMQNFFDCMRSRKEPNAPVEAGVACANAGHIANLAYKQGGMWSPKRS
- a CDS encoding DUF4440 domain-containing protein, which codes for MSLCEELQELEARLLRLGPECPRECMERLLAPDFVEFGASGTVWTRESILAELASTAERVYQMSDVRCAEINAMSALLTYRVTVNGRRSLRSSLWIRSEENWQMLFHQGTVVGSLSPA